The Endozoicomonas montiporae CL-33 genome contains a region encoding:
- a CDS encoding IS1 family transposase yields the protein MVKVNPNIQTIDLKSDAIIHVGLVCQEAELDEQWSYVHDKSNQRWLWYAVDHATNTVLAYVFGKRKDEVFKELKTLLKPFGINKFYTDDWGAYERHYDGPHKLDR from the coding sequence CTGGTAAAGGTCAACCCAAATATTCAAACTATTGATCTCAAGTCAGATGCAATTATTCATGTAGGGCTTGTCTGCCAAGAGGCTGAGCTAGATGAGCAGTGGTCGTATGTTCATGATAAATCGAACCAACGCTGGCTTTGGTATGCTGTTGATCACGCTACAAATACCGTGCTTGCTTATGTTTTCGGAAAACGGAAAGATGAAGTTTTTAAAGAACTCAAAACACTTCTGAAGCCATTTGGTATTAATAAATTTTACACCGATGATTGGGGAGCCTATGAGCGACACTATGATGGACCCCATAAACTGGACAGGTAG
- a CDS encoding GldG family protein: MSPTLTKRLFSKAGLLVLALVTLLLTIGVSQLFKGARVDLTQDRLYTLSEGTHNLLNNLDGKATLQFFYSESQTRELPFLRNYAKRVTELLDEYVLASDGKLKLEVIDPEPFSENEDKAAEYGLQAVPLGGTGQEAYMGLVISNDEDDSKREVIGFLHPDKERFLEYDISKLVYSVVQQARPKIGLVSTLQVNGGYDMMSRQPSGPWMSISQLRQMYEVDDLGTVFDVVPEDINLLLVVHPKELTDRTRYAIDQYVVGGGHALIFVDPNAESDQSGGGMMGGMMMGMGGDKSSSLPDLFKAWGIEMDKNKVLADATLALSVGSPSGRPVRHLGILGLNEQSFNHDDVITSLLNNVNVATAGAVLQPENAQTTMEVLLHSTTNAMLMDASLFTMLFDPSSLYKDFKATGIEYTLAARVTGMVNTAFPDGRPPEPQPEQAESAEDALIVEEEEEEESETQAKMTKEEEKPVKELPSHIAESTKPINVIVVADTDLLTDRLWVQKNNFFGQEIVQPFANNGDLLINMVDNLTGNADLISIRSRGQFSRPFDKVNELERQAEARFYQKEEELKQQLADTDSKLRQLQAAKEGDEALVLSPEQQAEIERFVQEKLKIRKQLRDVQHQLSKDIEKLGTQLKLINILAVPLLITLIALGYRIARRRKRFG; this comes from the coding sequence ATGTCACCGACCCTGACGAAACGACTGTTTTCAAAGGCCGGCTTATTGGTGCTGGCTCTGGTTACTTTGTTGCTGACGATTGGTGTCAGTCAACTGTTTAAAGGCGCGCGTGTCGATCTTACCCAGGATCGTTTATACACACTGTCCGAGGGTACGCACAACCTGCTGAATAATCTGGATGGCAAAGCAACATTGCAATTCTTCTATTCAGAGAGCCAGACCCGTGAGCTGCCTTTTCTACGAAACTATGCCAAGCGCGTTACCGAGCTTCTGGATGAGTATGTACTGGCGTCTGATGGCAAGCTGAAACTGGAAGTGATTGACCCGGAACCGTTTTCCGAAAATGAAGATAAAGCCGCTGAATATGGCTTACAGGCGGTGCCTCTGGGAGGTACTGGTCAGGAAGCTTATATGGGGCTGGTGATTTCCAATGATGAAGACGACAGTAAACGTGAAGTGATTGGTTTTCTCCATCCGGATAAAGAACGCTTTCTGGAGTACGACATCAGTAAGCTGGTGTATTCAGTGGTGCAGCAAGCACGTCCAAAAATCGGGCTGGTCAGCACCCTGCAGGTTAACGGTGGTTACGACATGATGAGTCGCCAGCCCTCCGGTCCATGGATGAGTATTTCTCAACTGCGACAGATGTACGAAGTGGATGATCTGGGTACTGTTTTTGATGTGGTACCCGAAGACATTAACCTGTTGCTGGTCGTACACCCAAAAGAGCTGACTGATCGAACTCGCTACGCCATCGATCAATACGTTGTGGGTGGTGGTCATGCCCTGATCTTTGTTGATCCCAATGCTGAATCCGATCAATCCGGTGGCGGAATGATGGGTGGCATGATGATGGGAATGGGGGGAGATAAGTCTTCCTCATTGCCAGACCTGTTCAAAGCCTGGGGCATAGAGATGGATAAAAATAAAGTGCTTGCTGATGCAACATTGGCGTTATCCGTTGGCTCGCCTTCGGGTCGCCCTGTGCGACATCTGGGCATTCTTGGGCTGAATGAGCAAAGCTTTAACCATGATGACGTTATCACGTCCTTATTAAACAATGTGAATGTGGCTACAGCTGGTGCAGTGCTTCAGCCGGAAAACGCTCAAACCACTATGGAAGTGCTGCTTCATTCAACGACAAATGCCATGTTGATGGACGCTTCGCTTTTCACCATGTTGTTTGATCCATCTTCTCTTTATAAGGACTTTAAGGCGACAGGTATTGAATACACTCTGGCTGCCAGAGTGACTGGTATGGTCAATACTGCTTTCCCTGATGGCAGACCTCCCGAGCCCCAGCCTGAACAGGCAGAAAGTGCTGAGGACGCCTTGATTGTTGAGGAGGAAGAGGAAGAAGAGTCAGAAACTCAGGCGAAAATGACAAAAGAAGAGGAAAAACCTGTAAAAGAGCTGCCTTCACACATTGCAGAATCCACAAAGCCAATCAATGTCATTGTGGTGGCTGATACCGATCTGCTAACTGACCGACTTTGGGTACAGAAGAACAACTTTTTTGGTCAGGAGATTGTTCAGCCTTTTGCCAATAATGGTGACTTGTTGATCAATATGGTGGATAACCTGACGGGTAATGCCGACCTGATCAGTATCCGCAGTCGTGGTCAGTTTTCTCGTCCATTTGATAAGGTCAACGAGCTGGAAAGACAAGCTGAAGCGCGCTTTTATCAAAAAGAAGAAGAGTTGAAACAGCAGCTTGCCGACACTGACTCAAAACTACGCCAGCTTCAGGCCGCTAAAGAGGGGGACGAAGCGCTGGTTCTCAGCCCTGAACAACAGGCTGAAATTGAGCGCTTTGTTCAGGAAAAGCTGAAGATTCGCAAACAGCTTCGAGATGTCCAGCATCAGCTCAGCAAGGATATAGAAAAACTGGGTACCCAGCTGAAGTTGATCAACATCCTGGCTGTACCATTACTCATTACGTTAATTGCTCTTGGGTACCGTATTGCAAGACGACGTAAGCGGTTTGGCTGA
- a CDS encoding IS1-like element transposase, whose product MLEYRYKACEPGVKEKIIDMAINGSGIRDTSKVLGISKTTVIKTLKKKKAVW is encoded by the coding sequence ATGCTTGAATATCGCTACAAGGCCTGTGAGCCTGGCGTTAAAGAAAAAATCATCGATATGGCAATAAATGGCAGCGGAATCAGGGATACAAGTAAAGTACTCGGAATAAGCAAGACAACAGTAATAAAGACTCTAAAAAAAAAGAAAGCGGTCTGGTAA
- a CDS encoding IS3 family transposase (programmed frameshift), translating into MTAKRKRHKPEFKAQVALEAYKGEKTINQLASEHEVAAVQVSQWKRQLLQGVPEVFGRARPEVDPDVLTAPLYQEIGRLKMELDWLKKKSLAMSIDDKRRCIDPDHSKISIQRQCELVGLSRSSWYYQASPALESPENLNLMRLIDEQYTRTPFYGSRKITAWLNEQGFPVNRKRIQRLMRLMGIQAVGPKPGTSLRNKEHKVYPYLLNGVDIVRPNQVWSTDITYCPMPQGFMYLVAIIDWYSRYVVSWELSNTLDADFCIHALGRALEQGEPDIFNTDQGCQFTSNDFLAPLQEREIRISMDGKGRALDNIFVERLWRSVKHEWLYTHEFQTVPELYTGLDEYFEFYNTERLHQSLSYKTPKAIHFA; encoded by the exons ATGACAGCAAAAAGAAAACGACATAAGCCCGAATTTAAGGCACAGGTAGCACTCGAAGCCTACAAGGGCGAAAAGACCATAAACCAGCTGGCAAGCGAACACGAAGTTGCAGCCGTTCAGGTTAGCCAGTGGAAGCGACAGCTACTCCAGGGGGTTCCAGAAGTCTTCGGCAGGGCACGGCCAGAGGTAGATCCAGATGTGCTCACTGCCCCCCTGTATCAGGAGATCGGACGGCTTAAAATGGAGCTGGACTGGTTGAAAAAAAAATC TCTGGCAATGTCCATTGATGACAAACGGAGATGCATAGACCCGGATCACTCGAAGATCAGCATTCAGCGCCAATGTGAACTGGTTGGGTTAAGCAGGTCAAGCTGGTATTACCAAGCTTCTCCAGCTTTGGAAAGCCCTGAGAATCTGAATCTGATGAGGCTCATTGATGAGCAGTATACACGTACACCGTTTTACGGCAGTCGTAAGATAACTGCATGGCTGAATGAGCAGGGCTTTCCGGTCAACAGGAAGCGTATACAGCGACTTATGAGGCTGATGGGCATACAGGCTGTCGGACCAAAACCGGGCACAAGCCTGAGAAACAAAGAGCATAAGGTTTACCCGTACTTGTTGAACGGCGTTGATATTGTGAGACCCAATCAGGTCTGGAGTACTGATATTACGTACTGCCCGATGCCTCAGGGGTTTATGTATCTGGTTGCCATTATTGACTGGTACAGCCGTTACGTGGTCAGCTGGGAGCTGTCGAACACACTGGATGCAGACTTCTGTATTCATGCGCTGGGTCGAGCTTTGGAACAAGGTGAACCTGATATATTCAACACTGACCAAGGGTGTCAGTTTACCAGTAATGATTTTCTGGCACCTCTTCAGGAACGGGAAATACGTATCAGCATGGACGGGAAAGGGCGAGCACTGGATAACATTTTTGTCGAGAGGCTGTGGCGCTCCGTCAAACATGAATGGCTGTACACGCATGAATTTCAGACTGTTCCAGAGCTTTATACTGGGCTGGATGAATACTTTGAGTTTTACAACACTGAACGATTACACCAGTCGTTGAGTTATAAAACGCCTAAGGCAATTCACTTTGCATGA
- a CDS encoding ABC transporter permease subunit, with translation MNGTGIIFRRELGSYFATPLAYVFIVIFLMLTGAFTFYLGRFYEMRQADLSAFFNFHPWLYLFLIPAISMRLWAEERKTGTLELLLTLPISLNQAVLGKFLAAWVFSGIALALTFPIWITVNYLGQPDNGVILAGYIGSWLMAGGFLAIGSCLSAMTQNQVIAFIMTVVVCFLFVLAGFPLVLDAFRGWAPQWLVDGIAALSFMTHFDAISKGVLDLRDVLYFIVMMLAWLIATAITIDMKKAD, from the coding sequence ATGAACGGTACCGGCATTATTTTCAGGCGTGAGCTGGGTAGCTACTTTGCGACACCTCTCGCTTATGTGTTTATTGTGATTTTTCTGATGCTGACAGGTGCCTTTACCTTTTATCTGGGGCGTTTCTATGAAATGCGTCAGGCAGACCTTTCAGCATTTTTTAATTTCCATCCATGGCTCTATCTGTTTCTGATTCCTGCCATCAGCATGAGATTATGGGCAGAAGAGCGCAAAACCGGTACTCTGGAACTGCTTTTGACATTGCCCATCAGCCTGAATCAGGCTGTGCTGGGTAAGTTTCTTGCCGCCTGGGTGTTCAGTGGCATTGCTTTGGCACTTACCTTCCCTATCTGGATTACGGTCAATTACCTTGGGCAACCCGATAACGGTGTGATTCTGGCGGGTTATATTGGAAGCTGGCTGATGGCCGGTGGCTTTCTGGCCATTGGCTCGTGCCTCTCGGCCATGACCCAGAATCAGGTCATTGCCTTCATTATGACGGTAGTCGTCTGTTTTCTGTTCGTGCTGGCGGGTTTTCCTCTCGTTCTGGATGCATTCCGGGGCTGGGCACCTCAGTGGCTGGTGGATGGCATTGCAGCTCTGAGTTTTATGACGCATTTTGATGCCATCAGCAAAGGCGTGCTCGATTTGAGAGACGTATTGTATTTCATCGTTATGATGCTGGCCTGGCTGATTGCGACTGCAATAACTATTGATATGAAAAAAGCAGATTAA